From a single Acidobacteriota bacterium genomic region:
- the tuf gene encoding elongation factor Tu (EF-Tu; promotes GTP-dependent binding of aminoacyl-tRNA to the A-site of ribosomes during protein biosynthesis; when the tRNA anticodon matches the mRNA codon, GTP hydrolysis results; the inactive EF-Tu-GDP leaves the ribosome and release of GDP is promoted by elongation factor Ts; many prokaryotes have two copies of the gene encoding EF-Tu) yields the protein TEMVMPGDNVNLSVQLIAPIAMEKGVRFAIREGGRTVGAGTVTEIVE from the coding sequence GACGGAGATGGTGATGCCGGGCGACAACGTCAACTTGTCGGTCCAGCTGATCGCTCCCATCGCCATGGAGAAGGGCGTTCGCTTCGCCATCCGCGAGGGCGGACGCACCGTCGGCGCCGGAACCGTCACCGAAATCGTCGAATAG